In Silene latifolia isolate original U9 population chromosome 3, ASM4854445v1, whole genome shotgun sequence, a single window of DNA contains:
- the LOC141646315 gene encoding uncharacterized protein LOC141646315 codes for MATSSTPSTTSLGKDSWLRSVMDKCILKDDGSNFLEWESNIKSAALSDNVLTYLTDAPSIELGARASSAVRTAYDDYVRMLNDIKNVLIWSISPKLKLSCISLNAYEIFTRMITMFSQTPKVRQYDAAARFFEAKLERGQKVGPHVLNMVEYVDILERLGCMIPKTLVVDRILHSLPTKFAHFRVNYNMNDMDKSYHEIHALLTQAERDMEASGSEKGDVLTMKLKNMSLGLKKGKGKDKSQFKKSSKKHDKGKGKAVENGNPKAKSVQLSEAECFHCNGKRHYRRSCPKYLEDLKEGRVTPIGYKGRASTSKR; via the exons atggcaacttcatcaactccgtcgactacttcactaggcaaagattcatggctaaggtccgtaatggacaaatgtattttaaaagatgatggtagtaactttcttgaatgggaatccaacatcaaaagtgccgcgttgtccgacaatgtgctcacttacttgaccgatgctccttcAATCGAGctcggtgcaagagcttcatcggcggtgcggaccgcctatgatgactatgtgaggatgttgaatgatatcaagaatgtgttgatatggtcaatatcgccaaagctcaagctatcatgcatttctttaaatgcttacgagatattcactcgtatgatcactatgttttcacaaacacctaaagtccgccaatacgatgcggcggcacgtttctttgaagctaagcttgagaggggccaaaaggttggtccccatgtactaaaTATGgttgaatatgttgacatcctagagcgtctagggtgtatgattcctaagactcttgtggtggatcgtatccttcactcactccccaccaagtttgcccactttagggtaaactacaacatgaatgacatggataagagttaccatgaaattcatgcactcctcacccaagcggagagggatatggaggctagtgggagtgaaaagggagatgttttaaccatgaagttaaagaacatgtctcttggacttaagaaaggaaaagggaaagacaagtcccaattcaagaaatcgtcaaagaaacatgacaagggaaaggggaaggccgttgagaatggcaatcccaaggcaaaaagtgtccagctctccgaggccgaatgtttccattgtaatgggaagaggcattataggaggagttgtcccaaatacttggaggatctcaaggaagggcgtgtgacacctattg ggtataagggacgtgcaagcactagcaaaaggtga